The DNA segment AATAAACGACAATTACAAAATTATTAGGCTTTAACAGACAATGTTCATGCCATTATCGGGCTCTTAACATGTTATAGAACTATTGATAATTTACATAAAGCCTTTATATCTTTATTCGTCTGCAATAGTGAAGTCAAGTTGTTTCTTCTCAAGATTAGCTTTTGCTACCTGAATTTTTATCTCATCACCAAGCAGATACTTGTTGTGGTGACGCCGACCAATAAGACAGTAGTTCTTCTCATCGAAATCGTAATAGTCATCACCAAGATCGCGGATTGGTACCATACCTTCACAGTGGTTTTCATTTATTTCGCAGTATATGCCATAAGATGTGATACCGCTGATATGTGCATCATATGTATTGCCTACCTTATCACTCATAAACTCTACCATCTTATACTTTATGCTGTCTCTTTCTGCAGTTGCAGCTACCAGCTCCATGTCGGAGCAGTGCACACAAAGTTCTTCGTAATGATCTTTGTTTCCACTTCGTCCACCTTCTTGATAACGTGTCAGCAAGCGGTGAACCATCGTGTCTGGATAACGGCGTATTGGACTTGTAAAGTGAGTATAGTATTCGAATGCCAGTCCATAGTGACCGATGTTGTGAACACTATATTTAGCCTTCATCATGGCTCTAAGAGCAACCATCTCGATTAGTTTTTGTTCTCTCTTGCCACCGCAGTCATCCATCAGTTTGTTGAGGCTTCTGGATATTTCACCTTTAGTACCTGCTGTCTTTAGTTTATAGCCGAATTTTACAATAAACTGTTTCAGAGTCTCCAACTTTGTTGGGTCTGGATTGTCGTGTATACGATATGGCAGAGTCTTGGCTTTTACACCTTTCTTTACTTTTCCAATGCTCTCAGCTACTGTACGGTTAGCGATAAGCATATATTCTTCTACCAACTTGTTGGCATCTTTAGACTTCTTGAAGTAGCAACGTGTGGGTTTGCCCTTGTCATCTATATCGAAATGCAACTCTTCGCGGTCGAATTTCACAGAACCGTTTTTGAATCTTGCAGCCCTTAGCTTTTTAGCCAGTCTGTCAAGTTGAATGAGTTCATTAGCGTATTCACCTTTATATCCATCTTTGCCTGCTTGCGGAGCCGGTTCACCTGTTCCGTCCACAACGCCATTATCTTCAAGTATGGATTGCACTTCTTCGTAAGCAAACCTTCGATTACTCTTTATTACAGTGTGAGCCAGATGCCACTTCTTTATGTTTGCATCCTCATCCATCTCGAATATTACACTATAACAAAGCTTTTCTTCGTTAGGGCGCAAAGAACAGATAAAGTTGCACAGTCTTTCAGGCAACATAGGTATGGTGCGGTCTACCAAATATATACTAGTAGCTCGGCTTACAGCCTCCTTATCTATAATAGAACCCTCAGTAACGTAATGTGAAACATCAGCTATGTGTACACCAACTTCCCATAGACCCTTTTGCAGTTGTCTTATAGACAGAGCATCATCAAAGTCCTTGGCATCTTTTGGATCGATAGTGAATGTGGTTACATCACGGAAGTCCTCACGTTCCTTGTAATCCTGGTCAGTTATTTCTCCGCTGATCTTGTCTGCGGCTTCTTCTACATTTTTAGGATATACATATGGAAGTCCGTAAGTGGCCAGTATAGAATTCATCTCTACATCGTTATCACCTTTCTGGCCTAATACGTCAAGGATTTCTCCTACGATGTTCTTATTCTCTTTACTAGGCCATTGTATGATTTTTACCACTACCTTGTCGTCAGTCTTACCGCCTTTGAGTTTCCTTTTCGGTATAATGATATCATGTACAAACAGATTGCTTTCGGTTACACAAAAAGCCAAATCCTTGTCAATACGTAGTCTGCCTACGAATGTATCTTTGCCATGTTCCAGAATATCAGTAACCATGGCCTCCTTGATATGATTCTGTCGGCGAGCTAAGAATGAAACTCTTACTTTGTCACCGTTAAGTGCAAACATAGAGTTACGCTCGGCTACAAACACAGGTTCTCCACCGTCATCAGGCAAGAAACTGTTTTTGCCATTACTCTTGCGTACAAACTTGCCTTCCTGTACCTGTCCCTTCATGTTCAGTCGGTAAGAGCTTTCAGATACTTTACTTATATAATCATCCCATGCCATCTCTTCCATTACATCTATTGCCAACATCTTAAGCGGATGAGTATCAAGACGTAATGATCTGAATATCTGTTTAAAGCTATATGTTTCGTTAGGATTGCTCTCGAAAAAGTCTTGTAATGCTTCTACAATCTGCTTCTTCGACATCCTTTTGCCACCTTTCTTGTTCTTTCCCATAATATTTATGTTTAATTTAGATTAATCCTAAACTCTATATATCGCAAAGGTACTAAATAATTTGCAATAATCAATAAATGCATATCTTTTTTTATAAATTGAAAATTATTTAGGCCTTGGTTGCATTGGTGACAGTATTATTATAATGCCATCTTTTATTTTTGCGTCATTTCTATGATTCGGCTACTCATTTCGTTTGTACTTGTTATCATCAGTCCTATTTTCATAAGATAATCACCTGTGTATGTTTTGTTGTCGAATGACAATTTTGACTTTTCACCTGGCATCAGATTGACTTCTTTTACTGTATAAAGTGCTGATGGATTAAGTCCTTCCATTTTGGTCGGTAGCAGGTTAGCCATAAATCTTGGGTGAATATCATAGGCGAAGACCAAAGCATGTGTCTTATCGTCTGATACGCGCTGTATCACACAGTGGTCTCCATTATAAGGTGATGCAAGGCGGTAAATATTGGCACTGTATATTAATGGTTTAAGACGGTTATACTCTTTAACCGCTTCTTTGCAGAACTGCATCTCGTTGGCTTTTAAACTTTTAAGATCTATGTCAAAACCAAGTTTGCAACTCATATCCACATCCACTCTGAATTTAATACTTGATGTCCTATTCCAGTTAGTTACATGAGAACACATTGCCTTGGCTGGCATAAACTGAGAGAATCCCCATTGTATATATAGTCTCTCTACAGGGTCCGTATTGTCGCTGCACCAGTATTCATCAAAATATTTTAGGGCTTCGTAGTCGCATCTTCCGCCACCACCGGAGCACATCATCAATGTAAGGTCGGGATATTTTTTCTGTATTCTCTGCAGCACATTATATAATCCTTTCACATAGTCGACATATAGATTCCCCTGTTTTTCCTTTTCGTAAGTAGAGTATATGTTTGTTATAGGACTGTTGCAGTCCCACTTAAAGAATTTCAGTCCGGGGTTTTCTGTCATTATATTGTCTACTATGCCGAAAACAAAATCTTGAACTTTAGGATTTGTCAGGTCAAGGACCAGCTGGTTGCGATAATAGTAGGTTTCACGGTTCGGTAGTTTAAGCATCCAATTTGGATGTTTCTCAGCCAGTTCGCTCTTCGGATTTACCATTTCTGGTTCTATCCATATTCCAAATTTTACGCCGGCCTCATTAGCTGCTTTCACTAGATATGGAATGCCGTTTGGCAACTTAGTCTTGGTAGCCTGCCAGTCTCCTAATCCGGCATGGTCATCTTTACGAGGATATTTATTGCCGAACCATCCGTCGTCTAGTAAGAAGAGGTCAACGCCAAGGTCCTTAGCCTCCTTAAACAGACTTGTTAGTTTTGCTTCATCAAAGTTGAAGTAAGTATTCTCCCAGTTGTTAAGCAGTGTATATCTGTCACCATCACCTTTGCGCAATTGGTATTTCATAGCCCATCTCTGGAAATTTCGGCTACCTTCTCCAATACCTTTTGTGCTTAGTGTGAAAATAAACTCAGGTGTCTTCAGCACCTCGCCTTTTTTCAGCATATAGCACGAAGCATCAGGGTTGATGCCGCTTATTATTCTCAATTCATTATCATGGTCTATATCAAATGTAAAACGAAAATTTCCGGTCCATCCGATTGTGCCCATCAAGACTTTACCGCTATTCTCGGCTACATCTTCACCGAGACCCACTTCAAAGAATGGCTGTGAGAACATAGCCGCACGTGTACCCAATCGTGTATCTATTACTTTTTTGCCATATATCAACGGTGTCTTAGTCATCTGCATTTCTTTTGCCCAATCGCTGTGAAATTCAGTCAAGAAATATTTACTTTCCTCGAAGTATAACATAGATGAAGCATAACGGCTTAGACTTACCAGTCCGTTCTCGTTATGACTTATTTCTGTCCACTCCTTTATTATATTATCCTTTTCGTAAGCAGCGAAATGTAGAGTAACATTTACGGGATACAAATCATCCTTGAGTTTTATTATGGTTTCTGTACCACCGTTGATAGCCTTTGACGAATGTGATATATATTTTAGTATAGAAGTAGCATTACCGTCTACATGTCTTATCTCCATTGCCGGTTCAAAATAATCTTCAGTACCCATTACCGGATACACTTCATTACCCTTTGTTTGAGTTTGAGTGACATTTGTGCGAGGCATATCCAATAAGTCAAGATCAGTACCATCAGCGAGTCTTTCACCCAGATAAGTCTGGTATAGTCTACCGTTCTCCTTCACCTGCAATATAAGTTGTGTGTTGTCGGTAGAAATAACAATATTTGTTTTTGACCATACATTTGCGGTCATAGACAATAATACGACGAATATAAATGTAAGTTTTTTCATGATTAAAATTTTTCTAGTTACAAAGATATTAAAATATAACTAATTAATACTTCTGTCCGGTACTTTTATTGAATAAATTGTTTTTGTAGAAGTCTTCTAGATGTAGTTCAGAATATTAATCTATGATTTATTGTGGCTCGTTTTTTTGATGTAAATAAAAAGAAAAAGGCTCAACTCTTTCTGAAAGAGCTGAGCCACTTATATTGTATTTCTAATACGTTTTCAAAATAAAACCATCCGGTTATTTGCTACTCTCGATGGTTCCGTTAATTACTGCTGATGCTGCGAAAAATAGAGCAGCCATACAGCACATAAATGTTAATCCTGTCATAATCTTTTTCCTTTCTTTATTTTGTTATTTACTTTTAGTACATGCCTCACGACATCTCCAAGTTATCCTTTTCTTTCTTTTTACCTTAACCTCAACCTATTGTTCTGTATCCTTTACAATCTTTTTTTTACCTTAACTAATCCTATCAATTTTCCTTTGTTGTTATCCTTCTATCTTTTTACACTGCAAAGATACAACGAATATTCTCTCAAGTCAATAGTTTTATTATCTTTTGTGCCTAAAATAGGCACTTTCTTGATTTATATCAAGGCTTTGTGTGCGAGCACACATGCTTTATAGCACACAAAAGAATTAATATCATCACATATTTCAGTTTTGATATGCATACAATATGATTATTTTTTATATTTTGTGACAACTGTATCATCATAATTACTATATTTGCGAAAAAAGGAGGGGATTATGAAGATACTTATTGCAGGAGGAACAGGTTTCTTGGGAAAAGCCTTGACTGTTTATTTGTTGGATTGTGGTTTTGAGGTAAACGTATTGTCACGAGGCAGAGTCAGCCATAGTAATCTTATATCATATTATAAATGGGACGTAGAAAATGGTTTCATAGATAAGGAAGCCTTTGATGGTGTCAATGCCATTGTTAATATGACAGGAACGAATATGGGAGAGAAGCGTTGGACATCAAAGCGTAAGATTGAGATAGTGGAAAGCAGGACAAAGCCTATAGAACTGCTTCTATCATGTATCAGAAGACTTGGCATCCGGATAGATACATTTATATCATCTTCCGCTGTTGGATTCTATGGAGCTGTTACTTCTCAAAAAATATTTGTAGAAACAGATCACCCTGGAAATGATTTTCTAGCTTCTGTCTGCAGACAGTGGGAAGCTTCTGCCCTAAGTTTTAGTGATGTAGCAAAGCGTGTCGTGATACTAAGAAAAGGTGTAGTAATCGGTAAAGATGGTGGCTTGTATAAGAAGATGGTTCCATTTGCCCAAATGGGTCTTAATATAGCAATGGGGGATGGATCACAATTCTTGCCGTGGATAGATATACGCGATTTGGTTAAGCTGTATTATTTCATACTTACAGATGATCGTATCAGTGGTATTTTCAATGCAGTATCCACTCAGCAAATTACTATGAATGATTTTTCCAGATATATGCTTGCTTCACTTAACAAGAAATCTATTCTTCCCAATATTCCCGCTTTTTTAGTAAAGTTGATGACTGGAGATATGTCAGATATGATGTTGTATGGTTCAAGAGTGAGTAATCAAAAAATTATAGATGCCGGATTCAAATTTGATTATCCCAAACTTGATAATATATAGCGGTGATATTAGCATCCGCATATGATTTTGCATCTAACCTTAAATATATATTTTTATAATATCAATAGATGTGTGCATGATACAAAAAAATAGTTATATTTGCATATCTGACTGTATCAACATGGCCAGTATCTAACAAAATCATTAATACAATGAAAAATCTTAATTATTCAGTTGTTGGAAATTGTCGCACAGCAGCCATTATCTCAGAAAGAGGCAGCGTAGATTGGTTTTGCCTTCCTGATTTTGATTCTCCTTCAGCCTTTGGAAAGATATTGGATGAAGAAAAAGGAGGTAGTATAGAGATAATCGTTCCTCCAGATTATACTATATCACAGCAATATCTTGCCCATACCAATGTACTTGTAACAACTTATGAATCGCCACAACAGGATAGTTTTGATGTTATAGACTTCATGCCAAGATACAGAACAGGAGACGAATCATATTATTATACTCCTGCCGAATTATACAGAATGATAAAATTGACAGGCGGGCATCCTAAATTCAAGGTAGTTTACAATCCAAGATTGAATTATGCAGATGGTAATATAGTAAATAAATACGGTCCGAAATTCATAAAGACATGTTTGGAAGGTAATATTGAGAATGCCATCTATTTATATTCCAGTCTTGATTTTACATCTATAATGAAAAATAGAGAGATTGAACTCACCAAAAATGAATTCATGCTTGTATCATACAATCAGAAAGTCATCGATATTGATATGGAGAGAGTTTATCTTGAGTATTCACGTACCAAACTATATTGGCTGAACTGGTCTAACCGTTCTAAAAAGTATTCTTTATTTGATGATTACATAGAACGTAGCATGCTGATACTTAAGCTCATGTCTTATCAGCCAACAGGTGCTGTTTTGGCCGCCATCACCACAAGTATACCTGAAGTGATAGGTGGTGTACGCAATTGGGATTATAGATATTGCTGGCTTCGTGATGCCTCCATGTCTATTGAGACCCTAATACAAATAGGCCATAGTGGAGCTGCCAAAAGATTTATGAAATTCATAACTAATATTCTCCATTCCAAATCAGATAGTTTCCAGATAATGTATGGGATTCACTATGAACGCAACATAGATGAGAAAGAGCTTAATCATCTCAAAGGTTTTAAAGGGTCTCGCCCTGTCAGAATAGGTAATGCCGCATTTTGTCAGAAACAGAATGATGTTTATGGATACCTGATGAATGTTATTTATCAGTATTACCGGTATTTTAGTGGGACACTTGACGAGATTGAGGATTTGTTTGAAGTAGTAAAACATATAGGTCGTATTGTCTTGAAAGAATGGCGCAATCCTGATAGCGGAATTTGGGAGATACGTAATAAAAAGGAGCACTTTGTCTCTTCCAAAGTGATGTGTTGGGTTGCACTTGACAGAGCAGCAAAGATATCGGAGATGTTGCATAATGAACACTATTCAAAGCGTTATAGAGAAGAAGCAAAAGTGATAAAGCAGGATGTTCTGGAACATGGGTGGAAAGATGAGATCCAGAGCTTCTCTCAGACGTATTCCAATCTTGACTTAGACTCATCTTTATTGTTGATGGAAAAATATGGATTTATTTCTGGAGATGACCCTAAGTATAAGAAAACAGTGGATGCCGTATATTCCAATCTTAACTATAAGGGACTTATGTTCAGATATAATAATCATGATGACTTCGGAAAGCCTAAATCAGCTTTTACAATATGTAATTTCTGGATGGTTAGAGGTCTGTTTGTTACAGGCCGTCAAGATGAAGCACTTGAGATGTTTAAAAGATTACTTTCATATTCTAACCATGTAAAACTCTTTAGTGAAGACCTTGATTTCGACACTAAACAGCAGATGGGCAATTTTCCACAGGCATATTCCCATTTGGCACTTATTGATACAGCCATGCTCTTCTCAAAAGAGATCAAAATTTCAAAATTCATACGTCCTTGACAATCAATTGTTAAGTCTGTCTATATTTTCATATTCCACATAAATGGTATAAGAAAGGTAGAACGTCTGTCTGTAAAGGTATACAATATCTTGCGTTGTCAGATGTTGTTCCTACCTTTATGCTATATCCATTTTTGGGAACAGCCATAAACATATCTTCATCAGTTACATCATCTCCCATTGCTAAGATGAAATCATACCTGTCTTTGCTCAATAATCTTTTTATCTCATTTCCTTTTGAATATATGGGATATTTTATTTCCAGAATTTTATTGCCTCTCATCATTTGTAGTCCATGACGGTTGCATGGAGCTATAAGGGCATTTATCAATTGTTGCTCGCGAAGTACTGCCAACCAGTCGTCAACACTTCTGAAATGCCATACCAGTGCAGTCTTCTTCATCTCTATTCGTGATCCCGGAGTTTTGTCTACAAATTCATTCAGTATATGTATTATTTCGTCATCCCATTCCACATTTCCTATTAATTCTTTCCATATTCCGTCTTCTTTATAAGCAGCACCATGTTCAGCAACGAGATCAATATTCAGATTCCCAAACCATCTCTCCAATGTGTCTTTATCCCTTCCACTAGTAATGATAATCAGATTGTTTTTATCAGTGGAGGCTTTTTTCAGAAAATGCAATAATTCTTTTTCAGGATAAGCCTCTTCAGGATTATTTTTAAATCCCGAAAGAGTTCCGTCATAGTCAAATACCAACAAACGGTGTGAAGCATTTTTATAAGAACTGTGAATCTGTTTGCTATTCGACACATTTATCTCCTTATTATTCATCTGAGAGTTTTGATCGCATACATATATAAGATTAGTGATAAAGTCGGAAGCCCATTTATCAACAGTTTGTCTTGATATCGTAAGTTGCATTCGTTTCATTCTAAGCTCCTGTTCTGCAACAGGCATTCTGATAGCCTTCACTATAGCATTTTCTATCTGCTTTATATCGTTTGGGTTAATAAGTATAGCATCACTCAATTCAGCAGCTGCTCCAGCCATCTCACTTAGTATAAGTACTCCATGTCCATTTCCTTTTACAGCCACATACTCTTTTGAGACCAAGTTCATTCCGTCTCTGAGTGGTGCAACTAGACCGATGTCTGCCATAGAGTATATTGCGATTAGGTCGTTAAAGTCAAAACCATGATAGAAATAATATATAGGTACCCAATTTACGTTAGAATATTTACCGTTTACAGAACCGATTTTTTCATCTATTATTTTCTTAAGATCTGCATATTTGTTTACGTTGTCGCGTGATGGGACTATTATCATCATCAACGAAACCTTACCTCTATATTCAGGGTGGTTTTTTAGGAAGAGATGAAAACCTTTTATCTGATGTATTATACCCTTGCTATAATCCAGTCGGTTGACAGATAAAATCAGTTTATTATCTTTCCCATAATTATTTTTAAGTTCCTTCACATGTTCCACCATTTCCGGCTTTAGAGCTGCATCATGGTACATATCATAATTTATGCCCATGGGAAATGCGTTGATGTATGCTTTATGATGTCCTTGCAATACACAGTCAAGTCTTATATTCAGTTTTAGTACTCTGTATATTGCACTGGCAAAATGCCTCATATAGTCGGATGTGTGAAATCCTATCAGGTCAGCTCCAAGTAGTCCACTAAGCAATTCGGCCCTTTCAGGCAACACTCTGAATAACTCATAAGAAGGGAACGGCACATGATGGAAGTAGCCTATCTTAATATTTTTTATTCCATCTCTAAGCATTTTGGGTAATAACATCAAATGATAATCCTGTACCCATACGATATCCCCTGACCTTATTATTTTGCTTGCCTCCTCATAAAACTTTTCATTTACGAATTTATATGTGCGCCAGTTTCTTTCGTCATATTCCACAAAAGAGTAGAAATAATGAAACAATGGCCATAATATACTGTTCGAGTAACCCTCGTAATATTGGCTTATTTGCTTTTCTGACAGATATACAGGATGGTAGTTATACTTATCAAGAGTCTTGTTTAGTTTGTTCCTTACTCTCGGTTCTTTTACTTCCATACCAGGCCAACCAATCCAGTGCCTTTCCATATTCGGAATATTTAGAGAGTCCAACCCTGTAGCCAGTCCACCTTCACTTTTTACCAACTGGAATTCATCATTTTCATCTTTGATTATTTTTATTGGTAATCTGTTTGATATAATAAAGATTCTCATATACACTTTATTTTTATTTGGTTAGTTACTAAAGTTTCCAGTTCAATAAACACGAAAGAGGCATAAAACGTATCACAAGACAGATCTGTCTGCTTGTAACGTTGCAAAAATTTCAATACAACATATCAATTGATATATATTGTCAACACACAAAGTTAAATAAAATATTTGACACTTCCAAATGAATTAGCGTTTAAAAGCATTTATTATATAAAAAGCATTGTTATATATACGCCTTTTAATGAAATATTATAAGCAAGAAAAAAGCTGCCTAATAAATTTAGGCAGCCTTCTTCTTGTTTATTTCAACATTAACAAAATACAACCATGTTTAGGTAGTATTCCGGTTATCCTATCCTTCTTATTTACCTCACTTTTTCCTGTCCATAAATTATCTATTCTTACATTTTTTCTTTTTAATCTCAGTGATTTAATATCTACATTAATGTGTACGTTATCACTATCTGAAATATTGAATATTGCAAGATAAGTAGCCCCACTCTTAGAGTCTTTAGATGTAATAGCTAATTTGTCTTCAGACTGGAAAATCTGACGCACATCTGTACTATTATTATGCATATTCAAAACCGCACGGTTAGTAATCAAACTCTTGGTGAATTCATCAAGAGTTGGTAAATCACCTCCATACATCAAAGGAGATTTGAATATTGAGAAGAACGTCATTAATGTATACTGCTCATCCTTTGTAAGACGAGTCATACGATTGCTACCACGCTCACCCCTCACTGCTATATGTCCTAAAGGAATCATATCGCAATCAGGCCAAGTTCCTGATGCAATGTAGGGATACCATTTCTGAGATACATACATAAGATGTTTAATGTCATTCCATTGGTCCCACACATCGTTGACCATACGCCACATGTTTGCATGTGTAGAAACATGAGCCGCACTTTCTATTGGAGTCTCACCGGGAGAAAGACTCAGAACTATTTTTCTTCCACAGTTATCAATCGCATTACGTACCATATTAATTTCATCTTTATGGTAATATGGAGCTGACATATCATCTATTTTAATAAAATCTACACCCCATGAAGCATATAATTCAAATAAAGAATTATAATATTCCTGTGCACCTTTTTTTGTAGCATCAACTGTGTAGTTATCATGCAACCATGCGCAAAGATTGTCTGTGTTAAATATTTGCGATGCATTAATTCCATTTGTACCTTTAATAGGTAAGTTCATTTCTACAGCCTTCTTAGGAATACCACGCATTATATGTATACCAAACCTCAGACCTTTTGAGTGGATATAATCAGCAAGAGGCTTAAATCCTTTACCATCCAAAGCTGAAGGGAATTTCTTTACAGATGGTGTATAACGTCCCCATTTATCAATATTGAAAATAGGATCTTTTTCATTATAACCACCTGCTTTAGTGTTATCCACAAACCATCTTATGTCAACTACAATATATTTCCACCCATATTGCTTAAGATTTGCCGACATGTAGTCAGTAGCCTCTTTTATTTCCTTTTCGGTAACTGTAGGACCATAACAATCCCAACTATTCCATCCCATTGGGGGTGTTTGCGCCCATTGTTTAAAATTGCCAATCTTGGCGTTGGCTGTCAAAGACGCCAACACCAAGAACGCAAATGCTAAAAATGATTTCTTCATATTATATTATTAACCTACTATTTATCGCCTGATGAATATCCGGGATTCTGAATGAGATTCGGATTCTTATCTAGTTCTGCCTGTGGCAATGGAAGCCAGTACATTCTTTCTATAAATTTACGTTCCTGTACTACAACGGTAGGATCGTAAGTATAAGAACCATCCGACTTTTTAATTATCTTTATTCCATGTACTGTCTTATTCAGATATTCATCTCCAAGTTTCCATCTACGAACATCAAAATAACGATGTTCTTCAAAACAAAGCTCTACTCTACGCTCATTGCGAATCCTTTCCAACAAGGCAGTACCGGTATCAGTAACATCAGGCATTCCTGCACGCTTACGTATTACGTTTAAGGCATTACGTGCGCCGTCTTCGTCATTACATTCATAAAGAGCTTCAGCCAGATTAAGATACTGTTCACCTAGACGCAACCATATCCAGTCGCGGCGATATGGCATATTCCAACTGTTTCCAACATAGGCCGGGTTTAAAAATTTGCGCATATTGTAACCTGTGAGGGATGTATTCCATGAGTCATTGCCAAATTTAGAATCTTTACCACCACCCTTTTCTCCTTCATTCAGAAATGTCTCA comes from the Xylanibacter oryzae DSM 17970 genome and includes:
- a CDS encoding glycoside hydrolase family 27 protein, which produces MKKSFLAFAFLVLASLTANAKIGNFKQWAQTPPMGWNSWDCYGPTVTEKEIKEATDYMSANLKQYGWKYIVVDIRWFVDNTKAGGYNEKDPIFNIDKWGRYTPSVKKFPSALDGKGFKPLADYIHSKGLRFGIHIMRGIPKKAVEMNLPIKGTNGINASQIFNTDNLCAWLHDNYTVDATKKGAQEYYNSLFELYASWGVDFIKIDDMSAPYYHKDEINMVRNAIDNCGRKIVLSLSPGETPIESAAHVSTHANMWRMVNDVWDQWNDIKHLMYVSQKWYPYIASGTWPDCDMIPLGHIAVRGERGSNRMTRLTKDEQYTLMTFFSIFKSPLMYGGDLPTLDEFTKSLITNRAVLNMHNNSTDVRQIFQSEDKLAITSKDSKSGATYLAIFNISDSDNVHINVDIKSLRLKRKNVRIDNLWTGKSEVNKKDRITGILPKHGCILLMLK